The following proteins are co-located in the Apium graveolens cultivar Ventura chromosome 5, ASM990537v1, whole genome shotgun sequence genome:
- the LOC141660762 gene encoding uncharacterized protein LOC141660762, with the protein MDVYQVPDLARCRLLAATFRESAQQWFQKLGPGVITSWDQMKTLFLTKFQAAVRYASSVTTLANIRQRENESLTSYFKRFNAESTSVRGASDEALKSFLIAGLRVGSDFWKHLQGKDPATLADVFALAKSFKATEQSLAEVQPTSQSSQRNKGRKRDRSPSPRYRRDSRSPDRVNTASTRRGWSPPSNYDYRTSRYTPLVASIDHIYEVNKNKGLFRKPEALSSWQSKDKKKYCEYHESSGHNTHECRHLKDEIKALIKEGYLGEWVVKEVRKHKDDRTREEERRALRGSNNDTLEESKFVRDGNIRTIYGGDPGMECSNRALARYAREARFRPLTDIHRLETRPPKVFKGESMDITFREADARWVHHSHNDALVISIQIGTKNIHRAFVDNGSSTNILYYNTFKKMGMPDRDMSGEDSWVYGFSGAGVRVMGSIRLPCTLGESPLSVTKMLEFKVLNQESSHNVLLGRPFLREMRVITSIHYLTIKLPTPNGVGSIKGSQYDSRECYRKAMKGFRKDSHAEDTPDVDQEKSIEQPTEEIRVHYYVEQEDKHPSGLPPTMLYL; encoded by the coding sequence ATGGATGTGTACCAAGTCCCGGACTTGGCTCGATGCCGTCTCTTGGCGGCAACCTTTAGAGAAAGTGCCCAGCAGTGGTTTCAAAAGCTCGGGCCAGGAGTGATCACCTCATGGGATCAGATGAAGACTCTGTTCTTAACCAAGTTCCAAGCCGCGGTGAGATACGCGTCCTCTGTCACAACTCTTGCCAATATTAGGCAAAGGGAAAATGAAAGCTTGACATCGTACTTCAAAAGGTTCAACGCTGAATCTACTAGCGTGAGGGGAGCATCAGACGAAGCCCTGAAAAGCTTCTTGATCGCAGGATTAAGGGTTGGTTCGGATTTTTGGAAGCACTTGCAAGGGAAAGATCCGGCCACTCTAGCAGATGTCTTCGCTTTGGCAAAATCTTTTAAAGCCACAGAACAATCTTTGGCAGAAGTACAACCGACTTCACAATCGAGTCAAAGAAACAAAGGAAGGAAGAGGGATAGGTCTCCAAGCCCAAGGTACCGAAGAGATAGTCGAAGCCCGGACCGGGTGAATACAGCAAGCACAAGGAGGGGATGGAGTCCTCCCTCAAACTATGACTACAGGACAAGCCGGTACACACCTTTGGTCGCATCTATCGATCATATCTACGAAGTAAACAAAAATAAAGGGCTATTTAGAAAACCTGAAGCTTTATCATCATGGCAAAGCAAAGATAAGAAAAAATATTGCGAATACCATGAATCATCTGGGCATAACACGCATGAGTGCCGAcatttaaaagatgaaattaaaGCGCTTATCAAGGAAGGGTACCTCGGAGAATGGGTAGTCAAGGAAGTAAGGAAACACAAGGATGACAGAACGAGGGAAGAAGAAAGACGAGCCCTGCGCGGATCGAACAATGACACCCTAGAGGAAAGTAAATTTGTCAGGGATGGCAATATCCGAACAATCTATGGGGGAGATCCCGGGATGGAATGCAGTAATCGAGCCTTGGCAAGATACGCCAGGGAAGCTCGATTCAGGCCTCTCACGGATATTCATAGGTTGGAAACTCGACCGCCCAAAGTGTTTAAGGGCGAGTCCATGGATATTACCTTCAGAGAAGCAGATGCCCGGTGGGTACACCATTCCCACAATGATGCGCTAGTTATTTCCATCCAGATCGGAACCAAAAATATTCACAGGGCCTTCGTGGATAATGGAAGCTCGACAAATATCCTGTACTACAACACCTTTAAGAAGATGGGAATGCCTGATCGGGATATGTCGGGAGAAGATTCGTGGGTCTATGGCTTTTCCGGTGCAGGAGTTAGAGTCATGGGATCGATTCGGCTTCCGTGTACTTTGGGGGAAAGCCCGTTGTCGGTGACAAAGATGCTTGAATTTAAGGTCCTGAATCAGGAATCATCCCACAACGTGTTGCTGGGACGACCTTTTCTGCGGGAGATGAGAGTTATCACTTCAATCCACTATCTAACTATCAAACTTCCAACGCCAAATGGGGTGGGGAGTATAAAGGGTTCTCAGTATGACTCTCGGGAGTGCTACAGGAAAGCTATGAAAGGCTTTAGAAAAGACTCCCATGCCGAAGATACTCCGGACGTAGACCAAGAGAAAAGCATTGAGCAACCAACCGAGGAAATCCGAGTCCACTATTATGTTGAGCAAGAAGATAAGCATCCCTCCGGGTTGCCCCCAACAATGTTGTACTTATAA
- the LOC141660763 gene encoding uncharacterized protein LOC141660763, which translates to MGNYVSACTLISPSMKSSRAARVIFPGGEIRQFREPVKAAELMLECPSYFVVNSASLNVNKRFSPLSADEDLDFGNVYIMFSMRRVNSMVTGADMAMLFMAASSAPKRLAGANNNKGRVLPEASEGVDLSPEIEVCNEGSRLNLDDVEGFSTAEYKYRLAVCRSKKPLLETITEEPLYVR; encoded by the coding sequence ATGGGAAATTATGTATCTGCATGCACACTTATTTCTCCCTCCATGAAGAGCTCTAGGGCAGCTAGGGTTATTTTCCCCGGTGGCGAGATTCGACAGTTTCGAGAGCCCGTCAAGGCTGCCGAGCTCATGCTTGAGTGCCCGAGCTACTTCGTCGTAAATTCTGCGTCTTTGAACGTTAATAAAAGATTTTCACCGCTCTCAGCTGATGAAGACTTGGACTTTGGTAATGTTTATATTATGTTTTCAATGAGAAGAGTCAATTCTATGGTCACTGGTGCTGACATGGCTATGCTCTTCATGGCGGCTAGCTCGGCACCTAAGCGACTTGCCGGTGCTAACAATAATAAAGGGAGGGTGTTGCCGGAGGCGTCGGAGGGCGTTGACTTGTCGCCGGAGATTGAGGTTTGTAATGAAGGGTCAAGATTGAATTTGGATGATGTAGAAGGGTTTTCAACGGCGGAGTATAAATATAGATTAGCGGTTTGTAGGTCGAAAAAGCCCTTGTTGGAGACTATTACAGAAGAGCCTCTTTATGTAAGGTAG